Below is a genomic region from Eremothecium sinecaudum strain ATCC 58844 chromosome V, complete sequence.
CTATGTGCCCTTTCTACCAGCAAGTGCCAAGACACATAGTATAGGACCTTACCTTTGCGTTTCATCTCTTTGTAATTCTGGTATTACTTCTTATTCTGATATGACCTTTTCTATTGACATATCAATTTATGTTATTATTTTGTATCTTAAAACGAGAATAGAATGTATGATCTTGAAGCCTCTCTTACTATCGCCGGATATCTTGGAACCCAGTTGCATACGATAATCTGGTATTTAACGTATCAGTTAATAATCATATGACTAATAGTCCTAATATGACATGGGTCAAAGTGCGTACTCATCTCGTAAGTTCTGAAGCTTTGGATTGAAAAGTATGTGTGGGTGCTCCGCAGGCGTAAGTTACAATCTCTTTTATAAATGCAACAAATAGTGCGCGTTCCTTCAGCGGGAGACCCTATACAATGTTACACTCAATGGTGTATCGAGTCTCAGTATTTGTTCAAAGCTCGTAATACTGCATATTCTACCGACATGAACCTTGAATTTGAGACTAAAAATGTCGTTACCAGAGGTACAAGACTACCTATCCTGCTGCAAAATGAAAATGGTCCATGTGCACTAATAGCTTTGGCAAATGTATTGCTTCTATCCCCTAAATATGCTTCGAAGGCAAGCAACCTTATTAGACTAGTTCAAAAGCCTACTGTAACTTTGCATGATTTGGTTACTTCATTGGCAAATATTGCTGTGCAAAACTCTACAAGCGCTTATTCCGACACTGACAAGTTACTGAAATTATTACCACAACTCCATACTGGATTGCCAGTGGATCCTGCATTTGATGGCACATTCCGGGATACACCTGAAATGGCTCTTTTTAGGCTCTTTAATGTCAAATTGGTTCATGGCTGGTTAGTGGACCCTGACCAATTCCCCAACGACTACGAACGAATCTCCCCTTATTCCTATGATGATGCACAGAAAACTCTCGTTCTAGTAGCTGAATTCCAGGAAGATCCACAATCTACTCAACCGAATAAGCAACTCCTAAATGATGCCGCAATGCTATGCGCATTCTTGGAAGAGAGCGCCACACAACTTACTACTTACGGCCTTCAACATCTAAAGAAACTTATGCAGGATGATTGCTACGCAATTTTGTTCCGTAATAATCATTTCGCAACCATATATAAGCACAACGGCGTGCTTTTCACACTTGTAACTGATCTCGGGTATAAATATCGCTCTGACATTGTATGGCAGTCACTAGACTTTGTAGACGGCTATAGAGATGAGTTTTATACCGGAGACCTTACACCTGCCCCTATGGAGCATTCAAATGACAGAAATGACGCCATGTTTCCCAGTAATATCGATAATAATGGACCTCAAAACGCAAGTTTAGAACAAGCAAAAGACGCATCTTTCCTCACAGATGAAGAGCTTGCTAGAATGATGCAGCAAGAAGAGGATAGGCGATATGCAAAAGCGATGCAGAAGTCGTATGAAAAGTCTCATACCTCCAAGAAACATGATCTTAAATCGCAAAGCGCCAACTCGAATTGTACCAAAATACCCAAAAAAAAGACTTGAGGAAATAACCAATCTAACGATCTAATGGTACTAAATACTGCTTTCTAGATTACTGAGACTACACTTCGTTGGAGAGTTGGCTCTAACGACCGTCTACGACCAAAGGTAACCTAATCGTTATTGACGAATTCACTGGCGGCTGTGGATTAAGGGGAAGTCAGCCGCCCAATTAATATTCATAGGTGAACATATCTCGAACTCACATAAGTTTATATAAGAATAATAACTTATTTGGTCTCAAGAACAATCAGCTGTAGCAAAATATTGGTGCAGGTTAGAGGAACTGATTTATCCACAATTTTGGTCGCATTGCAGTAGCGGTAACTCTACTTAAGAATGAGCTTATTAAGTACACACGAAAACAGAAAGATCCAGTTCAATATCAATGATGGGTTGTCAGAAGTTATTGGTAGGGCAAGTACTAAAGATCCTAATAGGGTGGCAAGGCCTAATAATCTGTACTACAATGAAAAAAGTTTGAGCAAACAACATGCAATATTACATGTCAAGAAACTTGGAATACATACAAGTGACAATGATGCTGTTTATGAAAATATACGGATTTATGTTGAAGATGTTGGTAGTACCCATGGTATCATTGATTTACAAAGTAATATTAATGGTCTTGCGAAGGTAATCGATCTAAAAAATGGAGAACGCTTTGGTTTAGTTCATATGGAAAGGCCAGTAACCACTTTTCAGAGCAGGGGGGCAAGGTTGAAGTTGCAGGTCAATCTTTATCCATTGCATAATGAGATTTGGGAACTAATAATAAGAAATGTTACTTATGATGATTCCCCCTGTCCTACAACGGGTGGATTGCTCGAGAATCCCAACTTATCTTCACCTTTTTACTTCGGGACTAGCTCCGAAGGAAATTACAGTGAGGTTTGGAGCAATGAAAACTTAAGCACTTCCATGGAAGGATCCCCTATTTCGGAACAGGAACCCTTTAACGGAAGCTGTTTCTCATCTTCCAACTGTTGTAATGTCTCATATGCTAATGACAACAAGCCCGATAGATTTGAAGCAAATCTAGGTTTGCTTGGTGTGGAGTCCAATGACTCTCATGATAGTGATCACCTTTCAGATTCGGCTTCAGAAAAGGAAGGTTACAGTGGACTTCACATTGAGTCCGACAAGGCATTCGCAAAAGAGGCATTTTTACAAAAGCTGTGGCGCCAGAAGTCTGTTATAATTGGAACTTTGACTGGTTTTGTGGTAGGTTTCATAGCTGGTGCTGTGAACTTAGAGTAAACTGTCCGAAATAATCACGTTTAGTAATCTTTTAAGTAATCTTATAAGTAAATTACAGCAGTTGATTTAATGGCATATACCTACTATTGGTTATTTCCTAAATGGCGGCACATGCTATGAACTTAGTGCGAGCCAAGGTAAGCTTTAAACAGCCTAACGAAGTTACAATGGTATCGGAAATTATTATTGATAATGTGAATAATACGAAAACTTTTGAAACGAAGATGAAACGACAGAGGTCaatatataataaaacaAGACGCTTCAAATAAGTATCGACACTAATACCATGTTGTAGATATTTATATGAAATCGAATTTAAAGTAATGGGAGACTCTGTGTTGATAGCTCACGCGGCTCCACTGGCTACAGCTAAGGACAAAAAGGATATAGACC
It encodes:
- a CDS encoding MINDY family deubiquitinase (Syntenic homolog of Ashbya gossypii AFL071C; Syntenic homolog of Saccharomyces cerevisiae YGL082W and YPL191C), whose translation is MNLEFETKNVVTRGTRLPILLQNENGPCALIALANVLLLSPKYASKASNLIRLVQKPTVTLHDLVTSLANIAVQNSTSAYSDTDKLLKLLPQLHTGLPVDPAFDGTFRDTPEMALFRLFNVKLVHGWLVDPDQFPNDYERISPYSYDDAQKTLVLVAEFQEDPQSTQPNKQLLNDAAMLCAFLEESATQLTTYGLQHLKKLMQDDCYAILFRNNHFATIYKHNGVLFTLVTDLGYKYRSDIVWQSLDFVDGYRDEFYTGDLTPAPMEHSNDRNDAMFPSNIDNNGPQNASLEQAKDASFLTDEELARMMQQEEDRRYAKAMQKSYEKSHTSKKHDLKSQSANSNCTKIPKKKT
- a CDS encoding uncharacterized protein (Syntenic homolog of Ashbya gossypii AFL072C; Syntenic homolog of Saccharomyces cerevisiae YGL081W), translated to MSLLSTHENRKIQFNINDGLSEVIGRASTKDPNRVARPNNLYYNEKSLSKQHAILHVKKLGIHTSDNDAVYENIRIYVEDVGSTHGIIDLQSNINGLAKVIDLKNGERFGLVHMERPVTTFQSRGARLKLQVNLYPLHNEIWELIIRNVTYDDSPCPTTGGLLENPNLSSPFYFGTSSEGNYSEVWSNENLSTSMEGSPISEQEPFNGSCFSSSNCCNVSYANDNKPDRFEANLGLLGVESNDSHDSDHLSDSASEKEGYSGLHIESDKAFAKEAFLQKLWRQKSVIIGTLTGFVVGFIAGAVNLE